Part of the Planococcus plakortidis genome is shown below.
GCCAAGATTCAAGGCATGTTCGGCTTTGCCTTCCATCACTTGATCGACTGCGGTCAGTGTGCCGCCGACCAAGCGGGCACTCGCCTCGTGCATATTTTCGAAAATCGGCGTATCGTCCGTCCCGATGCCATAGCCTTCTCCTGCTTCCGGCGTGATTTCGCCTCGGCTCGCTTTTTTGACGATATCGATATAGCGCTGGTCATGTGCCAGCAGTAATTCTTCATCCGTTGCAGTCCGTGCGGGCACGATCAATTCCTCTGGAAGGGCGTCCATTTCCCTGAGTAAATCGATCGTTAGGATAAGGCGTTTTTGGTTGAACGGATGCGTTTCAGAAAATTTATACCCCAATTGATCTTCTGAATAGATGAAGACGGCGTGCTTTTTCATTCCTGCATAAGATTCGGCCATAGGACATCGAAACCTTCTTTGCGCAAATCTTCAATGATGGAAATGGGGTTCATCGTCTTGATGCGGAACGCTAAAATCTTATTGGAATTGTCTTCCCGGTCCGGGTAGACAAGGACACTCAATACATTGACCTTGTGCTCATAGAACACTTTGCTCACTTCGTAGAGTGCGCCTGAACGGTTTGGCACTTTGATTTCGATTTGGGATCCGGGCTGATGCGCACCGGTCAATTCGATATAGGTATAGAGCAGGTCGGTTTCGGTCAGGAAGCCGACGAGTTCATTTTGGCTGACGACCGGCAGGCAGCCGATTTTATTCTCATAGAATACCAAAGCGATCTCTTCGACGAAATCCAGCGGATGGGCTATGATCGGATTTGCTGTCATGATTTCCGAAACTTTCTTCTCGTAAGGATTCACTTTTGGCGTCACCGTAAACATGGAAGGCAACGCGTCTTTCAAATCGCGGTCGGTTACGATCCCGACGACTTTCCCGTCATCAACGATGGGGGCGTGGCGGATCCGTTTTTCCTCGAACAGATCCAGCACATCCTGTACGGTCTGGTCTGAGCGCAATGTGAAAACATCCTTTTTCATGATTTCTTCTACTAACATATAAGCACCCCTTCAGTAATCAGTACATGTAGCGGTTCATGAAACGCAGCTGGTCGAATTTTTGGATCGACTCGGTATCGACGCGGGAACCGATGCGCGCCATCAGCGTATTGGCCGGATGGGAGCTGATTTCGGGATCATCCGTCGCGAAATATTCCAGCCCTCCAGCTTGCATCATCTTTTCCATTATCTTGCGGTATTCCCAAACATTCAGCCCGGTGCCCTTTAAATCCCAATGCCAATAATATTCTGTCGTGATGACGATAAAGTCATTGAAGGCATCGTCCATCATCGATACTTGGAGCAAGGCTTTGCCGACGCCGGCACCACGGTATTTCGGGATGACTTCGATTGCCCCAAGCTCAATCAAGTTATCCATTTTCCCCTCGGACCACCGTTCAAGAGGATCCGGGTAGAGATATGTTACATAACCGACAATGGTATTCCGGTCGCGTGCAATCAGAATGCGCCCTTCCGGCAAATCCGCAATTTCCGTAATGGCTTTATGCTGCTGTTCCGGTGGGCGGAAAGCGACCAAGCCCTCGTGGAAGTCAAGCTCTTTCAATTCCTTGGAGGGGACTGGGCCTTCGATGATGAGGGGCCCGTGTTTCGTTTTCAATTCCATCGCATTGTACGTCTTCTTATGTTCCATCATTTCACCGCCTGTGGTTGCAATTAGCTTCATTATACATGAAGGGCATCCGGAAAAGAAAGTTGCTTGGGTAAATACACCGTATTTTCTAAAGAATTAAAATTATTAGCATTTCCCTTCCAGGTTGATGTAGAATATAGAGAAACAAAGGGAAAGGGTGATTTATGTGAAAGTGGAAGCGTTACCAGCAAAACCAGGGGAGCATCATTTACATAATTACGAAGAGCAGTCGGCGAGTTTCGATTGGTCGGAAGTTGAAAAAGAGTTCAGCTGGTCCAAAACCGGTAAAATCAATATGGCCCATGAGGCGATTGACCGTCATGCTGAATCGGACCGCAAGAACAAAGTCGCTCTCTATTATAAAGACCAGCATCGCCATGAGACCTACACATTCTATGAGATGAAACGCATGACCAATCGTGCGGCGAATTTGTTGAAATCACATTCCGACTTGGAAAAAGGCGACCGCATCTTCATTTTCATGCCGCGTTCGCCTGAACTGTATTTCCTCATGTTCGGGGCTTTGAAGATGGGCCTGATCGTCGGGCCGTTATTTGAAGCATTCATGGAAGGGGCCATCTATGACCGCCTGGACGATAGTGATGCGAAATCGATCATCACCACACCGGAATTGCTTCCGCGTATCCCGAAAGACCGCCTTCCGAATCTGAAGACGATCTTCATTGTCGGAGAGGAAGGGGAAAGTGAAGGCCATATCGATGTGCTGAAGCATCTACACTCCTGCTCAGATAAATTCGATGTTGAATGGCTCGATAAAGAAGACGGATTGGTGCTTCATTATACGTCGGGATCTACCGGGAAGCCGAAAGGCGTGCTGCATGCACAATATGCGATGGTGCAACAATACCAGACCGGCAAATGGGTGCTTGATTTCCAGGAGCAGGATATCTATTGGTGCACCGCCGACCCTGGTTGGGTGACAGGGACAGCTTACGGCGTGTTCTCCCCGTGGCTGAATGGTGTCACTACGGTCATACTAGGGGGGCGTTTTTCACCTGATGCTTGGTATCAAGCGATCGAAGATTTCGGCGTCACAATCTGGTACAGTGCGCCGACTGCGTTCCGTATGCTGATGGGGGCAGGCGATGCACTGGTGAAAGAATATGATTTATCGACATTGCGCCATGTGCTGTCTGTCGGCGAGCCGCTTAACCCGGAAGTCGTCAAATGGGGAGCGCAAGTGTTCGATAAACGCATCCACGATACGTGGTGGATGACGGAAACAGGCGCGCAAGTCATCTGCAATTACCCTTCGATGGCGATTAAGCCTGGTTCGATGGGCAAGCCTGTTCCGGGCGTCAAAGCGGCGATCGTCGATGATCAAGGCAATGAGCTGCCACCTAACCAAATGGGCAACCTGGCAATCAAAAAAGGCTGGCCATCCATGATGCGCCAAATCTGGAACAATCCGCAGAAGTACGATTCCTACTTCTTGAATGACGAGTGGTATGTATCCGGTGACTCGGCCTATATGGACGAAGACGGATATTTCTGGTTCCAGGGAAGAGTCGATGATGTCATCATGACTTCAGGCGAACGCGTCGGCCCGTTCGAAGTGGAAAGCAAGCTGCTCGAGCATCCGGCAGTCGCAGAAGCGGGGGTCATCGGTAAGCCCGATCCTGTGCGCGGGGAAATCATCAAGGCATTTGTCGCGCTGGTAGAAGGCCAAGAGCCTTCCGATGAGCTGATCGAAGACATCCGGCAATTCGTCAAGAAAGAATTGGCCGCACACGCAGCGCCGCGTGAAATCGAATTCAAAGACAAGCTGCCGAAAACACGGAGCGGTAAAATCATGCGCCGTGTCCTGAAAGCTTGGGAGTTGGATTTGCCGACTGGCGACTTGTCCACCATGGAAGACTAAAAAAAGCCCCTCTGCATTTAGCAGAGGGGCTTTCGTTATGCTGCGTCTTCTTCACTTTCCGGAGCTTCGGTGTCAGGTTCTGTTGGTTCTTCCGGTTCTTCAGGTTCCTCCGGTTCTTCAGGCGGAGCTTCTTCCTCTTCTTCCGGTTCTTCCGGAGCTGGAGTTTCCTCTTCCGGTTCTTCCTCGGCCGGTTTTTCTTCCGGCTCCTGTCTTTCGGTTTCTTGTGATGGAGCCGGCGCTTCTTCTTTCTCCGGTTCCGACTTTGGTTCTGGTTTCGGTTCTGGTTTCGGCGCTTCAATGGTCACGCCATTGGAAGCTGACGATTGGCGGCCGGTAATGTCTACAGCGACGACAGTGTACGTCCCAGGGCCAGATGCGCTATAGGAGTTGCTGCTCGATTCGGAAACAGAAGCGACTCTGCTGCCGCCGCGGAAAACGCGGTAGCCGACGACATCATTGGATGCGGAATCGCTCCAAGTGATCGTGCGTCCATTGATCGATGTTCCGACCGGTGCAGGTGCTGCACTGTCTGCGTCAAATTTGGCGCTGGAAACGACATTGCTGAACCTGGAGTTGCCTGGGAATAATTTGCTGGCGTCACCGCCGAATGGTGCGAGCATACGATCGACGTATTCTTCTGAAACGCCGAGGCCGCCGCCTGATACAAATTCACTTGGCGTATTCGATAGGGCGGCATAGCGTTTGCCGTTGATGGTTGTATACGATCCGCTGCTCAAGCTGTCATCGCCATCTTTTGGCGTCATGATGTCAGCGATGAACAAGTCGGAACGGACTAGGCCTGCTTTTTTACAAGCCTCGCTCGGTGCATAGCCTGAGATTCCGCAGAATGAGCGGGTGACAACGCCTTCCGGTTCCTGGAACTTGTCTCCCGAACCGATAGCGTCAGGGGCTACATCATAGGTTGTATTCATCAAATTCGCCCATAATTGGTTGACTCGGACGGATGGCTGCAAGTTCTGGTTCCGGAAATTATCTAGAGAGTATTTCTCTTTGTCGTAGCCGAGCCAGACACCCATCGTGATGTTAGGGTTATAGCCGACGAGCCAGACATCGCGTGTTTGTTGGGTGGTTCCCGTCTTGCCCGCGAAATCCGCATTGAACTTCAGCATGCCGTTTGCACGGTTGGCTGTACCGCGGTCTGTCTTGAAGACGTCGCGCAGCATATCGGTCAATACATAAGAAGCTTGAGGCGTGAACACGTCTTTCGCTTCAGTTTCGTGTTCATAAATGACATTGCCGTCTGCATCTTCGATTTTATCGATCATCGTCGTTTCCATATGCTTGCCGCCGTTTGCTAAGGTGGCATAGGCATTGGCGACTTCTTCAACGGATCCTTCGATACCGCCGCCAAGTGCAGCTGATACGACGCTATCGTTTTCATCTACACGCGAGAAGCCGTTATCGATCATGTATTGAATCGGCATTTCATCACGCATTTGCGCAAATAAACGCAAAGCGGGAAGGTTCTGTGACTGTGCGAGTGCATCGCGAGCCGGCATGATGCCTTGTTCACTTGTAGGGATGAAGTTTGTCGGTTCATAGGTATTGCCGTTGTCGTTCATGGTGAACTTCACATCGACAACCGGGCTGCCGGCGCCGATCACGCCATTTTCCAGAGCCGGTCCGTAGACGAGCAATGGCTTCACCGTCGATCCGATCGAGCGGTAGGCTTGCGTCGCGTGATTCAAGTTCTCGATTTCGTGATCACGCCCGCCGATAAAGCTCAAGATCCGGCCGGTGTCATTTTCCAAGGTGACACTGCCGACTTGCACCGGCAGCTGGCGGGTTTGTGTTTCGCCGTCTTCATCAATATAATCCTCGGATAAGGTCGTTCCGTATCCTTGATAGGCTTTCTGCGTTTTTTCCTGTGCAATATAGAGTTCTTTGTTGATGCTGGAATGGATGCGGTAGCCGTTCGAGCGTACAGCACGATCGGCAAGAATCGCATATTCCTCGTAGAGGTTTTGGTCTTGGTTCAGCGTTTCAGGATCTACGCCGTTTTGCTCTGCCAACACATCCATGATGATGCGGGTGGCACGTTTTTCAAGTTCTGCAGTGACAAACGGATAATCATCGTAGGAACGGGTTTCGCCAGTTCTGAAGCTTGAGACGATATCATAAGCCAAAGCTTCTTCATACTCGGCTTCTGTTATATATCCCGTTTCGAGCATGCGGTAAAGTACCGTTTTCATGCGATTAAGGCCAGGTTCAAGCCCCGCTTCATCTTTTAGTTTACCTCTATTGGTATATGGCGTGTAGCTGAAAGGCGCTTTCGGGATCCCGGCGATGAATGCCGCTTGCGGCAAATTCAACTCGCTTGCCGGCACATCGAATATCCCCTTAGCTGCCGTCTCAATCCCGGCGATATTTGTGCCCGCTGAGTTCCGCCCATAAGGGATGATATTCAAATAAGCTTCCATGATGTCTTCTTTGTTCATGAATTTCTCAAGGCGCATCGCCAAGAGGATTTCTTTCGCTTTCCGTTCGTAAGACACTTCATTTGTCAAAATCTGGTTTTTAATCAATTGCTGTGTCAAGGTCGATCCGCCCGATTGGCTGTCCGAATTGGAGACATCCTGGAACAAGCCGCGCATGATCGCTTTCGGGACAATGCCTTCGTGTTCGAAGAAATACTCATCTTCTGTCGCCAAGACAGCATCGATGGCGACATCGGAAACATCTTCCAAAGTCGTCTCCTCGCGGTCCAGGTCGGTCTGCAATTTGCCGAGGTACGTATTGTCGGCGAAATACAATTGGGAAGTTTCTTCGTAGCTATAGATGTCCGACAGCATTTCCTCTTCGGTTCGCAATTGTTCTTCATCTACCAGTGAAGCGAAGTACCCGGCTCCTGCCGATGCGGCAAATACGCCGCCTGCCACCAGTATAATAGCCAGAATGATTGCCAAATTCCAAATGACGCCCGTGGTGATTTTAAATCGCCTGAACCATTTATGGGAAGTCCATCTATCGGTTGTTTCCTCTGCTTTCACTAACCATCTTCTAAATTTATCTTGCACATTATCCCCCTCCTAAAAATCTTTTCCATTATAGCATAATCCGATAATTGAAACGAAAGATATTGACAATCTTTAGGATTCAAGTACACTACATAATAGAATCTTCATAATCAAACGGAGAACGGCCCGCAGTAGGGCATGCGATTTTGAAACCAGAGAGCCGGTGGAAGCTGCGAACCGGCCAAAATGCATGCGCCGAATTACAGGCCTGGAGTTTGCGGAAGTGCCCCGTCTGGCACATTCGAGTGGGGGGATGCGTCCTCCAAGCTGGGTGGTACCGCGCATATGCGTCCCTGCATGAATTCCATGCAGGGGCTTTTTTGTGTCCCGGCAATCAAGTGAAGCAGAACAAGGGAGGAAATTTACATGACGAATGCATTGATCGAGGATTTAAACTGGCGTGGGCTTATGTACCAGCAAACAGACGAAGAAGGAATGGCGGATCTACTGGAGAAAGAGAAGATTTCCTTATATTGCGGAGTTGACCCGACGGCTGACAGCATGCACATCGGCCATATCGTGCCGCTTTTGACTTTGCGCCGTTTCCAGATGCATGGGCACCGCCCGATCCTTTTGGTTGGAGGCGCAACCGGCATGATCGGCGACCCATCCGGACGCAACGAAGAACGCCAATTGCAGTCGACGGAACAGATCGACCGCAATGTCGAATCGATCAAAAAACAGATGGAGCAGATTTTTGATTTCAAGACGGAAAACGGTGCGAAAATGGTCAATAACCGGGACTGGATCGGCGGCATGAGCGTCATCGAATTCCTGCGCGATTACGGTAAATTGATTTCCATCAATTATATGCTGGCGAAAGACTCTGTCGCCTCACGTCTAGAAGGCGGGATCTCGTTCACGGAGTTCTCCTACACCTTGATCCAGGCGATCGACTTTAACCATTTATACAACGAATACAATTGCCGCGTTCAGATCGGCGGGTCGGACCAGTGGGGCAATATCACTTCAGGCCTTGAAGTGATCCGCAAGACGCACGAGGAAGAAACGAAAGCGTTCGGCATCACCATCCCGCTCGTGACGAAAGCGGACGGCACGAAGTTCGGCAAGACGGCGGGCGGTGCCGTGTGGCTCGATGCGAAAAAGACTTCGCCATATGAGTTTTACCAGTTCTGGATCAACACGGCCGATGCGGATGTCGTCAAATACTTGAAGATCTTCACGTTCCTCGAAAGACAGGAAATCGAAGCACTTGAGAAAAGCGTTGAAACGGAAGCGCACCTCAGAAAAGCGCAAACCGTCCTCGCCGAGGAAATGACCAAGCTCATCCACGGGGAAGAGGCGCTTCTGGACGCACAGCGCATCACGAAAGCCTTGTTCAGCGGTGACTTGAAAAGCTTGAGCGCAGGTGAAATGAAGGCGGCTTTCAAAGACGTTCCTTCGGTCGAGATGCCAAAACAAGCGAAGCCGATCGTCGATTTGATCGTTGATGGCAAAGTGTCGCCTTCAAAACGCCAAGCGCGCGAGGATATCACGAATGGCGCGATTTCCATCAATGGCGAAAAAATCCGTGACCTTGAATACGTTGTCGATGATAAAGACCGGTTGGATGATGAATTTGCGATCGTCCGCCGCGGCAAAAAGAAATACCATATGATCCATTTCGTTTAAACACTGACACCGCCAGCCTTTGCTGGCGGTGTTTTCTTGAGGTTACGGAATGTTTAGCACATCTTCGATGGGGAAACATATTCACTAAGATATATGAACAGGATTCCCAAACATGAAATGGAGGACGAGTAACATGTCACGAGTGGTCGGAGCATACGGTACGGAAATGGAAGCGGTGGAAGTCATTGAAGATCTTCAGCGGCAAGGCTACCGCGACGAAGATATTTCAGTTATCAGTAAAGATAAAGGTGACGTAGAGCGCGTAACAGAAGAAACCGGAACACAGGCCGGTGAAGGAGCCGCTGCCGGAGCTGCTACGGGCGGAGCATTAGGCGGTCTCGGCGGCGTCTTGGCGGGACTCGGGGCATTGGCGATTCCTGGCATCGGCCCAATTGTCGCAGCCGGGCCGATTGCAGCCGGCCTGACAGGCGCAGCGGCAGGAGCAGGCGTAGGCGGGATAGCCGGTGCCTTGATCGGCCTCGGCGTGCCGGAAGATGAAGCAAAAGGCTATGAAGACCAGTTCAAGGAAGGGCGGATACTCGTCTTGGTGGAAGAGGATGGGGCGAAGCAGCCTGACCGCAATGACGTGGACAGATTTACGGAAAAGGAAGATCCGTTGATCGGTACGGAACGCTCAACGAATATCCGCGGTGATGCCGGGCCAGGACGCGACCGGCTCTGATGATCCGCACCCAAAAACCCCGCAGCGCTTTAATGGCGCTGCGGGGTTTTGGATGTCCCAGATTTATGCATGTGATTGCTTTTCCTTGATGAAGGATGGGAGCGGGAAGTCTTCGAAAGCTTGTGGATGGACAAGCTTGCCGAGCTTGATCGCCCCTTCGATCAGCCGTGGCGACGGCCGGCAGAACAAAGCCTCTTCCATGACGTGGATGTGTTCGATCGCTTTCATCGATTGCCAGTCCGGGCGTTTCAGTACGAGTTCCGGCTTTACTTTCGAGGTCATGATGCCGACCCAAGCGAGGAGGATGAAGTCCGGCTCGCGTTTTCTCACGGCTTCCCAGTCGGTTTGGATGTTCGCGGTTTCCTCGTCCTCGAAACAATTGTGGGCGCCGACAAGCCGGCTGATTTCACTGAGCCAATTGACGCCTCCCGGAGTGAAGACCGGTTTCGGCCACCATTCCCAGTACAAGGAAGGCGAGGAAGATGTGCTGTCGCCGCGTCTTTTCAGTTCAGCGATAGCGGCGTCATATTCCGCGAGGACCGCCGCGCTGTCGAAATGGATGGCTTCGGCCACCGTTTCCAGGTCGTGGCGGATGTCGGCGAGTGATTGCGGGTCCAGGATGAGGTGCGGAATGTTGCGTTTTTCGAGCTCTTCGATATTTTTTTCCATGCCGGGCACGCTGAGCGATGCCAATACAAGGTCCGGCGCCAAGGCTTCGACTTCATCCATTCGTATGGATAGGTCCGGGCCGAGGCGCGGAAGCCGTTCGATGCTCTTCGGCCAGTCGGAATAATCATCGACGCCGACCAGCAAATGATCGGCATTCAAAAAAGCGAGCAACTCGGTATTGCTAGGGCATATGGATACGATTCTCATAAAGATGCCTCCTTTATATGGCTACAGTGTAGCATAGCTTGGAGGAGGAATCGACGGAACGGCAAGAGCTGGCGATTTTCAATCGATAAGCTTAAACTATTTATCAGGCATAGGACGGCACAGTTAAGAACGTGGATCCGGCTTGATTGAGAAGGGAGAGGGAACGGTGGATGCAGGAAAGATTATTTTATTGAATGGGGTCTCGAGTTCTGGAAAGTCGAGCTTGGCGAAAGAATTAGCTTATCAGCTGGAGAGTTACTTTCATTTAAGTATCGATGACTTTGACTTGGTAATCGAAAAAATGGAAGACCGCAACACGGAAAAGCTGATTCCGATTCCGACGGAAGTGTTTTTTCATGAGGCCGTCAGGATGTTCTCGGATAAAGGGGTCCATTTAGTGGTGGATCAAATTCTACATGATGAAGAAACGATTTCGCACCTCCTATCCGTGCTGAAGGGCTATCCTGTCTTGTTTGTGGGAGTTCATTGCCCTGTAGAGGAAATCGACCGGCGTGAAAAAAACAGGAGAGACCGCACAATCGGCCAAGGCCGGGCTCAACTGGCGTTTGTCCACCGCCAAAACGAAACCTATGATATTGAAGTCAATACAGGAGAAATCCCGCTTAAGGCGGCGGCTGAAAAAATCATCAACAGGCTGGAAAGCGGAGAAGCTCTTAATGGCTGGCAGGCTTTTGGAAGACAGCGGGCTGGCGGCCTGCTATAAATAGCCACGAAAAAACCCTCCAGGAGAACCTGAAGGGTTTTCGTCAATCATTAACGTGAGTAGAACTCAACGATCAATTGTTCGTTGATTTCAGCAGACAATTCGCTGCGCTCTGGGAGACGTACGAATGTGCCTTCTTTTTTGTCAGCGTCGATTGAAACGTATTCTGGAACGAAGCTGTTCACTTCGATCGCTTCGTTGACTACGTCAAGGTTGTTTGATTTTTCGCGGAATGCGATAGTTTGTCCTGGTTTCACGCTGTAAGACGGGATGTCTACACGCTTGCCATCGACAAGGATGTGGCCGTGGTTTACCAATTGGCGGGCTTGGCGGCGAGTGC
Proteins encoded:
- a CDS encoding acetoin utilization AcuB family protein — protein: MLVEEIMKKDVFTLRSDQTVQDVLDLFEEKRIRHAPIVDDGKVVGIVTDRDLKDALPSMFTVTPKVNPYEKKVSEIMTANPIIAHPLDFVEEIALVFYENKIGCLPVVSQNELVGFLTETDLLYTYIELTGAHQPGSQIEIKVPNRSGALYEVSKVFYEHKVNVLSVLVYPDREDNSNKILAFRIKTMNPISIIEDLRKEGFDVLWPNLMQE
- a CDS encoding GNAT family N-acetyltransferase, translating into MEHKKTYNAMELKTKHGPLIIEGPVPSKELKELDFHEGLVAFRPPEQQHKAITEIADLPEGRILIARDRNTIVGYVTYLYPDPLERWSEGKMDNLIELGAIEVIPKYRGAGVGKALLQVSMMDDAFNDFIVITTEYYWHWDLKGTGLNVWEYRKIMEKMMQAGGLEYFATDDPEISSHPANTLMARIGSRVDTESIQKFDQLRFMNRYMY
- the acsA gene encoding acetate--CoA ligase; amino-acid sequence: MKVEALPAKPGEHHLHNYEEQSASFDWSEVEKEFSWSKTGKINMAHEAIDRHAESDRKNKVALYYKDQHRHETYTFYEMKRMTNRAANLLKSHSDLEKGDRIFIFMPRSPELYFLMFGALKMGLIVGPLFEAFMEGAIYDRLDDSDAKSIITTPELLPRIPKDRLPNLKTIFIVGEEGESEGHIDVLKHLHSCSDKFDVEWLDKEDGLVLHYTSGSTGKPKGVLHAQYAMVQQYQTGKWVLDFQEQDIYWCTADPGWVTGTAYGVFSPWLNGVTTVILGGRFSPDAWYQAIEDFGVTIWYSAPTAFRMLMGAGDALVKEYDLSTLRHVLSVGEPLNPEVVKWGAQVFDKRIHDTWWMTETGAQVICNYPSMAIKPGSMGKPVPGVKAAIVDDQGNELPPNQMGNLAIKKGWPSMMRQIWNNPQKYDSYFLNDEWYVSGDSAYMDEDGYFWFQGRVDDVIMTSGERVGPFEVESKLLEHPAVAEAGVIGKPDPVRGEIIKAFVALVEGQEPSDELIEDIRQFVKKELAAHAAPREIEFKDKLPKTRSGKIMRRVLKAWELDLPTGDLSTMED
- a CDS encoding transglycosylase domain-containing protein; this translates as MQDKFRRWLVKAEETTDRWTSHKWFRRFKITTGVIWNLAIILAIILVAGGVFAASAGAGYFASLVDEEQLRTEEEMLSDIYSYEETSQLYFADNTYLGKLQTDLDREETTLEDVSDVAIDAVLATEDEYFFEHEGIVPKAIMRGLFQDVSNSDSQSGGSTLTQQLIKNQILTNEVSYERKAKEILLAMRLEKFMNKEDIMEAYLNIIPYGRNSAGTNIAGIETAAKGIFDVPASELNLPQAAFIAGIPKAPFSYTPYTNRGKLKDEAGLEPGLNRMKTVLYRMLETGYITEAEYEEALAYDIVSSFRTGETRSYDDYPFVTAELEKRATRIIMDVLAEQNGVDPETLNQDQNLYEEYAILADRAVRSNGYRIHSSINKELYIAQEKTQKAYQGYGTTLSEDYIDEDGETQTRQLPVQVGSVTLENDTGRILSFIGGRDHEIENLNHATQAYRSIGSTVKPLLVYGPALENGVIGAGSPVVDVKFTMNDNGNTYEPTNFIPTSEQGIMPARDALAQSQNLPALRLFAQMRDEMPIQYMIDNGFSRVDENDSVVSAALGGGIEGSVEEVANAYATLANGGKHMETTMIDKIEDADGNVIYEHETEAKDVFTPQASYVLTDMLRDVFKTDRGTANRANGMLKFNADFAGKTGTTQQTRDVWLVGYNPNITMGVWLGYDKEKYSLDNFRNQNLQPSVRVNQLWANLMNTTYDVAPDAIGSGDKFQEPEGVVTRSFCGISGYAPSEACKKAGLVRSDLFIADIMTPKDGDDSLSSGSYTTINGKRYAALSNTPSEFVSGGGLGVSEEYVDRMLAPFGGDASKLFPGNSRFSNVVSSAKFDADSAAPAPVGTSINGRTITWSDSASNDVVGYRVFRGGSRVASVSESSSNSYSASGPGTYTVVAVDITGRQSSASNGVTIEAPKPEPKPEPKSEPEKEEAPAPSQETERQEPEEKPAEEEPEEETPAPEEPEEEEEAPPEEPEEPEEPEEPTEPDTEAPESEEDAA
- the tyrS gene encoding tyrosine--tRNA ligase, giving the protein MTNALIEDLNWRGLMYQQTDEEGMADLLEKEKISLYCGVDPTADSMHIGHIVPLLTLRRFQMHGHRPILLVGGATGMIGDPSGRNEERQLQSTEQIDRNVESIKKQMEQIFDFKTENGAKMVNNRDWIGGMSVIEFLRDYGKLISINYMLAKDSVASRLEGGISFTEFSYTLIQAIDFNHLYNEYNCRVQIGGSDQWGNITSGLEVIRKTHEEETKAFGITIPLVTKADGTKFGKTAGGAVWLDAKKTSPYEFYQFWINTADADVVKYLKIFTFLERQEIEALEKSVETEAHLRKAQTVLAEEMTKLIHGEEALLDAQRITKALFSGDLKSLSAGEMKAAFKDVPSVEMPKQAKPIVDLIVDGKVSPSKRQAREDITNGAISINGEKIRDLEYVVDDKDRLDDEFAIVRRGKKKYHMIHFV
- a CDS encoding general stress protein → MSRVVGAYGTEMEAVEVIEDLQRQGYRDEDISVISKDKGDVERVTEETGTQAGEGAAAGAATGGALGGLGGVLAGLGALAIPGIGPIVAAGPIAAGLTGAAAGAGVGGIAGALIGLGVPEDEAKGYEDQFKEGRILVLVEEDGAKQPDRNDVDRFTEKEDPLIGTERSTNIRGDAGPGRDRL
- a CDS encoding cobalamin-binding protein — its product is MRIVSICPSNTELLAFLNADHLLVGVDDYSDWPKSIERLPRLGPDLSIRMDEVEALAPDLVLASLSVPGMEKNIEELEKRNIPHLILDPQSLADIRHDLETVAEAIHFDSAAVLAEYDAAIAELKRRGDSTSSSPSLYWEWWPKPVFTPGGVNWLSEISRLVGAHNCFEDEETANIQTDWEAVRKREPDFILLAWVGIMTSKVKPELVLKRPDWQSMKAIEHIHVMEEALFCRPSPRLIEGAIKLGKLVHPQAFEDFPLPSFIKEKQSHA
- a CDS encoding chloramphenicol phosphotransferase CPT family protein gives rise to the protein MDAGKIILLNGVSSSGKSSLAKELAYQLESYFHLSIDDFDLVIEKMEDRNTEKLIPIPTEVFFHEAVRMFSDKGVHLVVDQILHDEETISHLLSVLKGYPVLFVGVHCPVEEIDRREKNRRDRTIGQGRAQLAFVHRQNETYDIEVNTGEIPLKAAAEKIINRLESGEALNGWQAFGRQRAGGLL